Within the uncultured Draconibacterium sp. genome, the region TAAAAAGGAAAGTGAGAAAATTGTAGTTGCCCGAAAAGGCAGCCCGCTTGTGGTTGGACTGGGTAGCGGCGAATATTTTATTGCCAGCGATGCTTCGCCCATTGCGGAATACACCAACCAGGTGATTTACCTGAACGACGAAGATATTGCCATTTTGCAGAAAGATGGTTTTACTTTAAGTAATGTTCAGAATAATCCGGTTTCGTTAAAGATTAGTAATATTGATATGGAAATCGGGGCGTTGGATAAAGGCGATTACGATTATTTTATGCTCAAGGAAATTCACGAGCAACCAAAAACCATTGAAGAAACTTTTCGTGGACGATTACAAAATGATTATTCAGAAATTGTGCTTGGAGGGCTGTTGAATGTTTTTCCAAAAATCGAGGCCGCGAAGCGGATTGTTATCATTGGTTGCGGAACATCGTGGCATGCCGGGCTGATTGCCGAATACTTGTTTGAAGAATATGCGCAGGTTTCGGTTGAAGTAGAATATGCTTCAGAGTTTCGTTACCGGAAGCCGGTGTTGTCTTCTGAAGATGTGGTAATTCTTATCAGTCAGAGTGGTGAAACTGCGGATACGTTGGCAGCTTTGGAACTGGCTAAATCAAAAGGGGCAACTGTACTCGGAATTTGTAATGTGGTGGGATCAACCTTGTCGCGCGAAACCGAGGCCGGTGTTTATACCCATGCCGGTGTTGAAATTGGTGTGGCATCGACAAAAGCATTTACCGCACAGGTTACGGTGCTTACGATGATAGCCCTGAAGTTGGCTAAACGCAAAGGAACCATCAGCGACGGCGACTATAAAATGCTGGTTAAAGAGCTGGCCGAAATCCCTGAAAAAGGACGGGCAATTCTGGAAGATGGAGAAAAAATCAAGAACATTGCAAAGAAATACCATGAGGCCGTAAATGCACTTTACCTAGGGCGCGGTTATCTTTTTCCGGTAGCGCTTGAAGGGGCTTTGAAGTTGAAAGAGATCTCTTATATTCACGCTGAAGGTTATGCGGCAGGCGAGATGAAACACGGGCCAATTGCGCTGGTTGATAATAATTTGCCCGTTGTTGTTGTGGCTCCTCAGGACGATTATTACGAAAAAGTGGTGAGCAATATTCAGGAGGTGAAAGCCCGGAAGGGAAATGTAATTGCCGTTGTTACCGAGGGTGATAAGGGATTAAAAGAAATGGTAAACGATAGTATTGAAATACCAAAATCGCATCCGGCGGTGGCGCCCTTACTGGCAGTAATTCCCTTGCAGTTGCTGGCCTATCATATTGCTTTGCTAAAGGGGTGTAATGTCGATCAGCCGCGTAATTTGGCCAAATCGGTTACAGTGGAGTAGTTTGAAATGGGTCGATAATAATGCCGGACAGCCGGGCTTTCCGCTCTACCTCTTTTGTCAAGCTTGGTTTTTGTAAACGGTACGTGGGCTCCTTTCATCCGCCTCCATCCGTTAACAAAAACTTTGCGCTTGTCTGCAACAGGGTGCCGCTTCTATCCCTGCCGGGATTCCGTTTTAACGAATAAAGGATTCCATCTCTTTAAAAAAGATGGAATCCTTCCAGTTACAAATGTTTACTGGCAGTAATTCCGGAGATTATGTACTCAGCATTTTTTTGGCTTCCTGCAATGGTGCAGCAAACAAGCCAACAAGTTTTTTTGCCTGTTGCAACCGTGCGACAGGCCAGCCAAACTATTTTCTTGCTTGCTGCAATCGTGCGGCATACCAGCCAATAAGTTTATTTGCTTCCTGCAGCCGTGCAACAGCCAAGCCAATAAGTTTTTTTGCCTGCTGCAGCTGTGCAACAAGCCAGCCAACAAATTTTTTTGCTTGCCGCAGCGCTGCAACAAGCGAGCCAACAAGTTTGCTGGCTAATTACACGGCTGCAGGAAACCTGTAATCAGTGAGTTACAAAGGTGTGCGAAATTATTTGGTTCTCGGAACACCGTGTGTGGCAAGGCACAGGGGCTAAAGCCCCGT harbors:
- the glmS gene encoding glutamine--fructose-6-phosphate transaminase (isomerizing) yields the protein MCGIVGYIGHQKAFPILIGGLKRLEYRGYDSAGVALLNGSLENYKKKGKVSDLEDFVAGKTNDGAVGIGHTRWATHGEPSDKNAHPHVSMNGHFSIVHNGIIENYAQLKRDLEAHGYTFESDTDTEVLANLIEYFYLQDKEMSSEAAVQLALSKVVGAYGIAVLCKKESEKIVVARKGSPLVVGLGSGEYFIASDASPIAEYTNQVIYLNDEDIAILQKDGFTLSNVQNNPVSLKISNIDMEIGALDKGDYDYFMLKEIHEQPKTIEETFRGRLQNDYSEIVLGGLLNVFPKIEAAKRIVIIGCGTSWHAGLIAEYLFEEYAQVSVEVEYASEFRYRKPVLSSEDVVILISQSGETADTLAALELAKSKGATVLGICNVVGSTLSRETEAGVYTHAGVEIGVASTKAFTAQVTVLTMIALKLAKRKGTISDGDYKMLVKELAEIPEKGRAILEDGEKIKNIAKKYHEAVNALYLGRGYLFPVALEGALKLKEISYIHAEGYAAGEMKHGPIALVDNNLPVVVVAPQDDYYEKVVSNIQEVKARKGNVIAVVTEGDKGLKEMVNDSIEIPKSHPAVAPLLAVIPLQLLAYHIALLKGCNVDQPRNLAKSVTVE